TTGATATTCTATTGAAAGCTACTAACCTTGTTTCTATGAAAGTGAAAACATGGCCATTCATGAAGACTGTAGATGCTATCCATACCCACCAATTAAATTAAATACCCTTAAATATTTAGtactctttaaaaatgtttcatagatgaatgaaaattcaagtaaTAATAAAGACATACCTAACTACAGTTGTAAAAACATATGTAGAATGctgttataaataatttaaagttaataattttaatgtgtttgtcCAGCTAAAATAATAAACAGTGACTACAAAAACATATTCAGGCAGTCCCCAACATTCATAGGTAGTGCATTCCTAAAATTGTTTGAAACTCAAATTTCTGAAAGTTGAACAGTTGAATTATGTCTTATGAGGAGAAATCTGTTATCAATAGCTAAGAAATGTGCTGAAATCCCTGGTGGTTTCTGAACACTGGGTTTAGGTACCCTGGAAGACAGAGGAGAAccctcatcaggaaagggcccaAGCTTCCCCCTTTTTGCCCAAGAATGGATAAGTGAAACCCTACAACTCTCCTTCCCACAGACTGATGCCTTTCTGTGGTCCCACTATAGGAATAAAGTTACCAGGTAGAAGCCAGGTAGGAGAAAGAGGTTTTGCTCTGCCTGCTGCCTTCCTCTTGCACAGCTGATTTCCCTAGTGCTCCCAGCCACCCtacaaaaaaatgtgaaaatagcaGTGAAATAGAAAGAGAGGATGGGAAGGCACAGAGCCCTTTATtctagatggggaaactgaactAAAACCTCCGGATCTCCTGTAGTACAAGGGCTCAGAAAGGCCCTTTTGGCATTTAGGTGAGGTAGGCATTACTGAATTTCCTTGCAGGAAATTTAAGGAGTAAGGGGTCTGAGTGACCAAAATGCACATCTGCATTCCCCAGAGTCCACTGACTTCTTCCTAGTATGACCAACTTGGCAAGTGGCACCAAGGTAATAGCTTAAGGTCATCATTAATGTCCTCATATATGAAAGATCAACCTTAGCATGCTAAAGGTATCAAGATACAATGTTGAGAAGAGTGTGATGTATGAGACTGGGTTGTGAAGGCCTggctaccctagccctatttcctGTGCTGCCCTACTTACCTCATCTGAGCCTGGTGCCCCAGATTGAAAGCCCAAGGGTTTTTCGGACCTGCCATTTGACTTAGACCTGTTGACTTGACCGAAATtcctattggttttatttttgataactggAGTTTCCTCCCAAGTCACAGAAACTCCAGTTCCCATCCCCCTCTGCAGCACCTTATTCTTGCACTAGTCTCATTTTATATATCCTTTTGCTCTCCTGACTGAGAAAGGACTAGATTTCACACCTAATTAAAAGAGATTGTATTGCCTGCTGTTTCCTTTCTTGTTCATTTTCTCTTATGCCCAGGCAGCTTTTTATTCTCATGCTAAGTCCTATCCCTGGACCCCTGCAGTTTAAGGGACTGGCAGGAGCTGAATTCCTACAAAACAGAGAGCCAGGCCCTCTCCCACCTTCACCAGGCAGATTTTCCCTTCAGGACTAACCCCTGCTTCAGCCCCATACATTGTGCTCCCTCTTACAACATAGTCACTTAGAATACATCACCACATTCAGCATGTTTCTAGTGAATGCCATCACAGGCTGACTTCATGTTTTTTACTCTGGTGAAAGGAGtaggttattattttaaaacacagggaacaatttctcttttattactttGCATCAGTTTCACATTTATACTATGGTGggttttttcaagtttttctttctttaaggtgGGGAGGCATCCTCAAATACACAAAATGTATGTAAAGTTGTGTAGCTTTATAGAGTTGacagggtttgggttttgggggaggggggtggttgttgttgttgtgtgtgtgtgtgtgtgtgtgtgtgtgttttgaatagCCCAAATGCCTATTCAGTGCCAAtctaggaaagaatagagttaGCATTTTCACACCATTCCTTCCTATACAGACCTTGAATAACCATCTAATCAAGATGTGTTTTCAATGGGGACAAATCTTCTACAGTAGAGTATTTCAAATTTATTCCAATGGAATCTATACATTAATGCCCATTGGCTGAAAAGGACATGTTCACAAAAGCCTGGACTTTGCCTTGCTGTGGCAGAAACTTTTTCCCACTGTATTAgtgttaaaaatgaaagaaagcctGGGAAAGGAGTTGCCTCCACATTGTGTGCTGGAGAAATGAGGTGCGCTTGAATGGAGAGGCAGAGTCCCTCCCTCACATCTGTACCCATATCAGCAAAAAGCGATTCAGCCTTTCATGGCTGCTCATCACAGTGTGGGGCCAGAATACTTAGGAAGATGTTTAAGAATTATGTCTGCAAAAATCCAGCTAGGCTTATCAGATcagcatgtatatgtgtataagtTTACATTTCTGTAGTTTTTAATGAAGTTGGTGACAACATTACTGCAGTAATCATAACTCAGAATATTTAGCAGATAACTTGATTGTTTAGATTTACTTAACTTGCAATCCGATTTAGTCAAACAAGCAGTTTGAATTTTTCTCatggaatgtgtgtgtatgtgtgtgtgtgtatgtgtgtgatacGACAGCTTTTGATGTTGACCATTTCTTGTCTCTAAAGCAATATCCATAactttcaatgtatttttttatccTACTGAGATAAGGATGGCTCTATATCTAAATGTCAATTCAAGTTCCATTACTCAGAATCCAGTATATGCAGTGAAAAGAGCATCAAGAGGAATGGATTCTAATCCCAACCCTCTTACTTACTAGTTATGTAAAACTATGAGCAAGTCACTTAGGCATTTTGAGAACCCAACTTTGTCTTATAGCAAATAGGAATAATAAGACATATCCTGAAAACATAACAGAAGTAAATAAGATGTTACATTTCAGAGAGTTTGTACACCAAAATATTACATGGCTATTCATTGTTAAAATAATTGTGATAAAGACACTTCCCAGAATTATCTGAAAGAAGACAACTCAGTCATACATGACATCTCAACATCTCCAGTGTTATGCTATGATTTAAAGAATGTTCTCACCTGTTTAGATAAATCTGTtttagcctgtaatcccagctacttaggaggctgaggcaagttcaaggccagccttaacaatttagtaAGATTCTGTGTTGAACTACACTAAAATGAATGGAGCTCTGTAGTAGAGCACCCTTGgtatcaccaaaaaaaataaaaaataaaaaataaacaaataaataagcccATTTTACTCAGAGGTGATGATTTTACTGCCtactattttaaatgaaagaaagaccttaatgataataaaattatatatagaaaactcTACATTTTAGTATCAGGAtgagttgttttatttcttgcattgttCCAAGAATGAGGAATctgaagaatgagttggagagaGGAATTCTTGAGAGCCATCTGAGAGGTGGTATAGAAGAATAGGAAAGCCATTAATGTGGATCTAAATGTTGTCATCATTATCCCTCATTTTCACAACCTGAAAATACAGGGGCAACAATGGATCAGGCTTACCATGGCCTCCACATTGCTGACTATTGTCTTCCTCTGGTAGCTGTTTTAATAGTTCCCTGGAGCATATGCATAGGGTACTCTGTTACCTAGGGCAAATGTATATCTCACCCATAGTTTACTCTTGCTGTTCTGGCCTAATTACTCTAATGTTCCCCTTCACTCTAAAAGTGCCCAGTGTAAATGTGATCACCTGGTATAATCCCATCTTCCAGATCAGCATACccaatttttacctttttaacaTTCCCTTTACATTAAGCCTCAGAAAACCACCCATATTCTACATAACCATCTTAGAGAGTGCTCAGACAGGTTCTCAGAGATAACAATGCTCCTTTAACTAGCAGATTACTTTCTATAATCATCCATCGTATAGAAAACATGGTGGCAGCTGTTCAGTAGACATTGTAGCCTGGGTTGAATTTTCACATATGTGTTGTGGCTATAGTATATGACATATAAACTAATAGGAAGGTGATTTATTTCTAAACTATGAATACTGGTATGTCTAGGAATAAAGGAAGTTTGAGAAATTGGCAGAAACAGAAACTTTCCTGAAGGACCTACGCTTAGACTTGTCTAAAATGAAAGTAGAGTGTTCCCTGAGAACAAGTCTTCCATTTGCCTCTCAGTTATTCCTTGCTGAAGTCATAGAAATAGCAGTCAAAAGAGGCATCCCATTATTCAACTCACAATCTCAGCTGAAGCTCTGGACCAAGATGAATTCAATATCCAATATCTAGGGCACTGAGGCAGGAACTGGGAAAGAGCTCCAGGCCTTGTTCCTTTAGGCTTCTATGTACAGTCTGCTCATCTCTCTGCCTGTGTCTGCAAGAAGGGTGATTCTAGCATTTCTCACCTGAGACATAGGTTTTAGGAAAACCATTAAGTTAGATCTGACACGTGCCCTGTTTTGTGTCTGCCTTGCTGTACTGCAGGTGACATCAGTTGCAAGGGGATGACCGAGCGCATTCACAGCATCAACCTTCACAACTTCAGCAATTCCGTGCTCGAGACCCTCAACGAGCAGCGCAACCGTGGCCACTTCTGTGACGTGACGGTGCGCATCCACGGGAGCATGCTGCGGGCACACCGCTGCGTGCTGGCAGCCGGCAGCCCCTTCTTCCAGGACAAGCTGCTACTGGGCTACAGCGACATTGAGATCCCTTCGGTAGTGTCAGTGCAGTCAGTGCAAAAGCTCATTGACTTCATGTACAGCGGCGTGCTGAGAGTCTCGCAGTCAGAAGCCCTGCAGATCCTCACAGCGGCCAGCATCCTGCAGATCAAAACAGTCATAGATGAGTGCACACGCATCGTGTCGCAGAATGTGGGCGATGTGTTCCCAGGCATCCAGGACTCGGGCCAAGATACGCCACGGGGCACTCCTGAGTCAGGCACGTCAGGCCAGAGCAGTGACACGGAATCGGGCTACCTGCAGAGCCACCCACAGCACAGTGTGGACAGAATCTACTCCGCACTCTATGCCTGCTCCATGCAGAATGGCAGCGGCGAGCGCTCCTTCTACAGCGGTGCGGTGGTCAGCCACCATGAGACAGCGCTGGGCCTGCCCCGTGACCACCACATGGAAGACCCCAGCTGGATCACACGCATCCATGAGCGCTCACAGCAGATGGAGCGCTACCTGTCCACCACCCCTGAGACCACGCACTGCCGCAAGCAACCCCGGCCTGTGCGCATCCAGACACTGGTGGGCAACATCCACATCAAGCAGGAGATGGAGGACGATTATGACTACTATGGGCAGCAAAGGGTGCAGATCCTGGAGCGCAATGAATCCGAGGAGTGCACAGAAGACACCGACCAGGCTGAGGGTACCGAGAGTGAACCCAAAGGAGAAAGCTTCGACTCTGGTGTCAGCTCCTCCATAGGCACCGAACCCGACTCAGTGGAACAGCAGTTTGGGCCAGGGGCGGCCCGGGATAGCCAGGCAGAGCCCACCCAACCTGAGCAGGTCGCGGAAACCCCCGCTGATGGCGGCCCACAGCCAAACCA
This Marmota flaviventris isolate mMarFla1 chromosome 8, mMarFla1.hap1, whole genome shotgun sequence DNA region includes the following protein-coding sequences:
- the Zbtb20 gene encoding zinc finger and BTB domain-containing protein 20 isoform X2, which produces MLERKKPKTAENQKASEENEITQPGGSSAKPGLPCLNFEAVLSPDPTLIHSTHSLTHSHAHTGSSDCDISCKGMTERIHSINLHNFSNSVLETLNEQRNRGHFCDVTVRIHGSMLRAHRCVLAAGSPFFQDKLLLGYSDIEIPSVVSVQSVQKLIDFMYSGVLRVSQSEALQILTAASILQIKTVIDECTRIVSQNVGDVFPGIQDSGQDTPRGTPESGTSGQSSDTESGYLQSHPQHSVDRIYSALYACSMQNGSGERSFYSGAVVSHHETALGLPRDHHMEDPSWITRIHERSQQMERYLSTTPETTHCRKQPRPVRIQTLVGNIHIKQEMEDDYDYYGQQRVQILERNESEECTEDTDQAEGTESEPKGESFDSGVSSSIGTEPDSVEQQFGPGAARDSQAEPTQPEQVAETPADGGPQPNQLETGASSPERSNEVEMDNRVITVSNSSEKSVLQQPSVNTSIGQPLPSTQLYLRQTETLTSNLRMPLTLTSNTQVIGTAGNTYLPALFTTQPAGSGPKPFLFSLPQPLAGQQTQFVTVSQPGLSTFTAQLPAPQPLASSAGHSTASGQGEKKPYECTLCNKTFTAKQNYVKHMFVHTAPQWDRHRSGNSMDMPPYKWPTV